The proteins below are encoded in one region of uncultured Umboniibacter sp.:
- a CDS encoding helix-turn-helix transcriptional regulator, with translation MDIVISLDLLLVKRKMTLTELSQRVDVSVTNLSLLKNGKVKAIRFSTLGAICEALDCQPGDLLTYQPNTDS, from the coding sequence ATGGATATTGTAATCTCACTCGACCTTCTTTTGGTCAAAAGGAAAATGACACTTACTGAGCTTTCTCAGCGTGTGGACGTATCGGTAACTAATTTATCGCTATTAAAGAACGGTAAAGTAAAGGCGATACGTTTCAGTACGCTAGGGGCTATATGTGAAGCGCTAGATTGTCAGCCAGGTGATCTACTCACGTACCAACCTAACACTGATAGTTAA